The following proteins come from a genomic window of Achromobacter sp. AONIH1:
- a CDS encoding ATP-binding cassette domain-containing protein, producing the protein MADMRPRLALKAVRSARLAAVDLALAPGECAAVMGPSGSGKSLLLRQVADLDPGEGEVELDGAPRSGMAGYEWRRQVIYCQAEAGWWEERVAAHFDDAAAAVGLVERLGLAPEKMQALVRELSTGERQRLGLARALVKRPRALLLDEPTAALDPDATARVETEVRRYLDEGGAALLVTHSEEQARRLCRRAWRMRQGKLETLWT; encoded by the coding sequence ATGGCTGACATGCGGCCGCGACTGGCGCTCAAGGCGGTGCGCAGCGCCAGGCTGGCCGCCGTCGATCTGGCGCTGGCGCCCGGCGAGTGCGCGGCGGTGATGGGGCCGTCGGGCTCGGGCAAGTCCTTGCTGCTGCGTCAGGTCGCCGACCTGGACCCGGGCGAGGGCGAAGTCGAACTCGACGGCGCGCCGCGTTCGGGCATGGCGGGATACGAATGGCGCCGCCAGGTCATTTATTGCCAGGCCGAGGCGGGCTGGTGGGAAGAGCGCGTGGCCGCGCACTTTGACGACGCTGCCGCCGCCGTCGGGCTGGTGGAGCGGCTGGGGCTGGCGCCCGAAAAAATGCAGGCGCTGGTGCGCGAGCTGTCCACCGGCGAACGCCAGCGCCTGGGCCTGGCGCGCGCCTTGGTGAAACGGCCGCGCGCGCTGCTGCTGGACGAACCCACGGCGGCCCTGGATCCGGACGCCACCGCGCGTGTCGAGACCGAGGTCCGCCGCTATCTGGACGAAGGCGGCGCGGCGTTGCTGGTGACGCACAGCGAGGAACAGGCGCGACGCCTTTGCCGGCGCGCGTGGCGGATGCGGCAGGGCAAGCTGGAGACGCTATGGACGTGA
- a CDS encoding lysine N(6)-hydroxylase/L-ornithine N(5)-oxygenase family protein has translation MNREIYDFVAIGLGPFNLSLACLSAPLPGVRALFLEKKPGFDWHPGMLIEASTLQNPFLADLVSLADPRSEYSYLNYCKQTGRIYSYYMRENHYLSRAEYNRYCQWVVARLPNLRFNSEVQGVLHDPDSNTYLVTGQHAATGERFMVRCRKLVLGLGSQPSLPACCDRRAAPYIHSADYLRNKAQLQQRDAITIVGSGQSAAEVFHDLLRDSAGHDYSLAWITRSPRFFQMENTKLTLELISPDYTEYFYDLPEARRRQILAQQSSLYKGINASLINQIYDLLDEKIHDGDRRYTLLTNSELRACRYDRAQARYHLEFQHVDYAQPFSHVTDGLVLATGYAHSIPACINPIHDRIAWNEDGSYRIGRNYAIDHDGGEIYVQNTGLLSHGVTNPDLGFCCHRNSLILRELTGVEHYPVEAHTALQEFRPPASGVLAHRQDRRAAGKRLHAAATELMPMMDGHRAATV, from the coding sequence ATGAATCGAGAAATCTATGACTTCGTGGCTATCGGCCTAGGCCCCTTCAACCTCAGCCTGGCCTGCCTGTCCGCGCCGCTGCCCGGCGTGCGCGCGCTGTTCCTGGAGAAAAAGCCCGGCTTCGACTGGCATCCGGGCATGCTGATCGAGGCCTCCACGCTGCAGAACCCCTTCCTGGCGGACCTGGTCAGCCTGGCCGATCCGCGCAGCGAGTACAGCTACCTGAACTACTGCAAGCAGACCGGCCGCATCTATTCGTACTACATGCGCGAGAACCACTATCTGAGCCGCGCCGAGTACAACCGCTATTGCCAATGGGTGGTGGCCCGCCTGCCCAATCTGCGCTTCAACAGCGAAGTACAGGGCGTGCTGCACGATCCGGACAGCAACACCTACCTGGTCACCGGCCAGCACGCCGCCACCGGCGAGCGCTTCATGGTCCGCTGCCGCAAGCTGGTGCTGGGCCTGGGGTCGCAGCCGTCCCTGCCCGCCTGCTGCGACCGCCGCGCCGCGCCCTATATCCATAGCGCCGACTACCTGCGCAACAAAGCGCAGCTGCAGCAGCGCGACGCCATCACCATCGTGGGCAGCGGCCAGAGCGCGGCCGAGGTCTTTCACGACCTGCTGCGCGACAGCGCCGGACACGACTACAGCCTGGCCTGGATCACGCGCTCGCCGCGCTTTTTCCAGATGGAGAACACCAAGCTCACGCTGGAACTGATCTCGCCCGACTACACCGAGTATTTCTACGATCTGCCCGAAGCGCGCCGCCGCCAGATCCTGGCGCAGCAGAGCAGCCTGTACAAAGGCATCAACGCCTCGCTCATCAACCAGATCTACGACCTGCTGGACGAGAAGATCCACGACGGCGACCGGCGCTACACCCTGCTCACCAATTCCGAGCTGCGCGCCTGCCGCTACGACCGCGCGCAAGCGCGCTATCACCTGGAATTCCAGCACGTCGACTACGCCCAGCCCTTCAGCCACGTCACCGACGGCCTGGTGCTGGCCACCGGCTACGCGCACAGCATCCCCGCGTGCATCAACCCCATCCACGACCGCATCGCCTGGAACGAGGACGGCAGCTACCGGATCGGCCGCAACTACGCCATCGACCACGACGGCGGCGAGATCTACGTGCAGAACACCGGCCTGCTCAGCCATGGCGTCACCAACCCGGACCTGGGCTTCTGCTGCCACCGCAACTCGCTGATCCTGCGCGAGCTGACCGGCGTGGAGCACTACCCGGTCGAGGCCCACACCGCGCTGCAGGAGTTCCGCCCGCCCGCCAGCGGCGTGCTGGCGCATCGCCAGGACCGGCGCGCCGCCGGCAAGCGCCTGCATGCCGCCGCGACCGAGCTGATGCCCATGATGGACGGCCATCGCGCCGCCACCGTATGA
- a CDS encoding GNAT family N-acetyltransferase, which produces MMTMMATFLGEIDRHARECYDEGAGLTLRPLDPEADAPLLQRWFAMDYARFWSMQDHSVSQVRDFYAALCGSGHAQAWLGSHQGRPAFLVECYDPAHDQIGEHYPVRPGDIGMHIFIGPPTQRIPGFSRDVFALVMRFLFDRLNAARVVVEPDANNAKIHALNLAMGFVYAGQARFREKTASLAFCTRAQFEQAQLQESTL; this is translated from the coding sequence ATGATGACCATGATGGCCACCTTCCTGGGCGAGATCGACCGCCACGCCCGCGAATGCTACGACGAGGGCGCCGGCCTGACGCTGCGCCCGCTGGACCCCGAGGCCGACGCGCCGCTGCTGCAGCGCTGGTTCGCGATGGACTACGCGCGCTTCTGGTCCATGCAGGACCACAGCGTGTCGCAGGTGCGCGACTTCTACGCCGCGCTGTGCGGCAGTGGCCATGCCCAGGCCTGGCTCGGCTCGCACCAGGGCCGCCCCGCCTTCCTGGTCGAGTGCTACGACCCCGCCCACGACCAAATTGGCGAGCACTACCCCGTGCGTCCGGGCGACATCGGCATGCACATCTTCATCGGTCCCCCCACGCAACGCATTCCGGGCTTCAGCCGCGACGTCTTCGCCCTGGTCATGCGCTTCCTGTTCGACCGGCTCAACGCCGCCCGCGTGGTGGTCGAGCCGGACGCCAACAACGCCAAGATCCATGCGCTGAACCTGGCCATGGGTTTCGTCTACGCCGGGCAGGCCCGGTTCCGCGAGAAAACCGCCAGCCTCGCCTTCTGCACCCGCGCCCAATTCGAGCAGGCCCAACTTCAGGAGTCCACCCTATGA